TTTGTTTACACACCAGACCTTAGGGAGACCTTTTCCTTAAACGATATTTTAGCAAAGGAAGGCTCTGTAGGCATAATAAGCAAAACGATTTTGGAGGTAGCAAAGACAGTCCAGCAGAGGAAGTCCGAATGGGTCCTTAGGAACATATACATAGTGGAAATTGAAAAGGTAGGAGACGCGCAAGCTAACATACACACTCTTAGCCTTTCTCCCAGACTTGCAAGTGCTCTAAAGGATTTAATAAAAGATTATCCCAAGTATATGGAAGGTCTTTTTGACCTGTTTATAGAGTATGTCTATTCGGGTAGGAGTCTCTACGAGTTTCTGTGGAGCGTAATGTCAGGATTTTTCTTTAAAAATCGTTATAAAAACCTGCAGGGAAGGAAAAGTCTTTTGGTAAAGAAAGGGACGAGCTTTAAGGACTACCTTCCTTACGGACTTCTTTACTTTGTAAAATTTCAGGAGGTGCTAAACATGGAGGACAAAGATAAGGTAAACAAACAGGTTAACTGGGCTTATGCGGAAGGTAAGAGCCTTTGGGAGGCTTACACACTCGGTATGGGAGAAGAAAGAGCCAAGAAGAAAGTGGAAGTTCTCTCTTACAGGATACTTGATGCCATCAGGAGAAAGGACATAGATGCCTTTCAACAGAACATCATAAGAGCTTACCTTGAGGTGGAGAAGGAGATACCCTATGTATTTGTAGAAGCTCTCAGGGACAGGAGCTTTAACAGAGTAGCTTACGCCTTCTTGATAGGCCTTAACAGTAAAGGAAAACAGGAGGAACAAGAAACTATTTAAAGAACAAACATGAGCCTTGATGAGCTTTTAAGTAAGCTTTGGGCAAAGGGGGACGGAACCAGTATAAGGGAGCATACGGACAGGCTTATTGATAACCTCAAAATGATCAAAGAGACCTTTGGAGACCTGATTGAAGGGACATTAAAAGAACAAGCAGGGCATTTTTGGAAATGCCTTGAGCTTGCCTGTGAGTATCACGATTATGGGAAGATACACCGCTACTTTCAGAAAAAAGTGGGAAATCCAGACTTTAAAAATTTCAGGGCAGGGTTTGGTGAGGTAAGACACAATCTTCTTTCTCCTGCCTTTCTACCAGAAGAACTCTCCGAACCTTGGAAAACCTTAGTAGCATTGGCTATAGTGCACCATCACGATTATGAGCCTTCTGATGAAAATGTTGAGAAGGTTGAGAAAGTTCTAAAAGAGGAGTTTAAGAAAAGCCTGTCTTTTATGCACAGAAAGGTTCTCAAGAACAGAGAGGAAGAGATCATTGAAAAGCTTGAAAGTGGTGAGTATACAAATATAAAGACCTTCTATACGCTTCTAAAGGGTTTTCTTTTGCGCATTGACCATGCCAGTAGCTCCAAGTTTGCACCGCATGTAGAAAGTGGCAGGCTCAAAGAAAACGAGAAGAAAGTTGAAAGCTATCTGAGAAACAACAAAAACGCAAACCTCAATGAACTTCAAAACTTTGTACTTTCAAATAGAAAGGATAACTTACTCATAGTTGCTTCAACAGGTGCAGGTAAAACGGAGGCAGGTTTTATCTTTTTAGAACACAAGGGGTTTTTTACTATACCTATAAGAACATCAGCCAACGCAATATACCAAAGAGCCAAGCAAGTATTTGACGAAGAAAGCGTAGGACTTTTGCACTCTACCGCTCATCTTTACCTATTGGGAAATGCGGAGGAAGACAGAAACTTCTCAGACGATGCTGTAGTAAAAGACATGTTCCTTACAAAAAACTTTGGAAAACCCCTGATAGTTTCAACACCTGACCAACTGTTTCCCTTTATTCTCAGACCTAAAGGCTTTGAAAAGTACTACTCACTGTTTTCCTACTCCCGAGTAGCGTTAGATGAAGTTCAGCTGTTTGAACCCCACACGCTTGGCTTCATAGTTAAAGCAATAGAAAAGTTAAGTGAGCTTGATGGAAGGCTTATGGTAATGACCGCTACGCTACCTTCTTACTTGGAAAAAGACCTTGAGAAGCTCGGTTTTAAAATGGGAACTTTTTTGACCACCCAAGAGAGGCACAACATAAAAGTCCTTAAAAGCTCCATACTGAGCCAAGAAGGTTTTAACCTAATAAGGAAGCTATCCCAAAGGGGTAAAGTTTTGGTGGTGGTTAATACAGTAGGTAGAGCCATTGAGCTTAAAAAGGCACTTGCTTTGGGACATCTTCTTCACGCTCGCTTTATCTACAAAGACAGAAAGGAAAAGGAAAAAGAAGTAGAGGAGTTTTTCAGAGATTCCAACTGTGGAGTTTGGATAACTACGCAGATAGCGGAGGTCTCTTTAGACCTTGATGCGGACTTTCTTATAACGGAGCTATCTACCATTGACTCTCTCTTCCAGAGGATGGGTAGAGTAAACAGGCTTGGCAGAAAAGAGATAAGCCAGCCCAATGTCTTTGTATTTACCGAAGATTGTTCGGGTATAAGCAGAGTGTATAGAAAAAGCATACACGAATTTACCAAAGAAGTTTTAAAAGAAGGTCCTTTGAGCGAAGAAGAGAAACAAACTTTCATAAAAAAGGTTTATGAAGAGGTTGCCAAAAGGGATAAAGAATACATGAAAAATTACGAAGATGCCAAAAGATACATAGACTCCCTTTGGACCGTAAAAGAGACCTTCAACAAGGAAAAGGCACAGCACATGTTCAGAGATATACTTACCTACACGGTGATACCTGAGCGCTTCAGGGACCAAGTAGAAAGGTTGATAAAGGAGTACAAACAAGAAAAGGATTATCTGAAAAGGCTACAGATCTTTTCGAGCATAACCGAGTACATGTTTAGCGTACCCGCCTATGTAAAGGTACCTCTCAAAAAGGTAGAAGGGCTCAAAGATGTTTTTTGGATAGAGGGCGAATACTCCGCAGAGTTGGGATTTGAATTTAAGGAGAATGGTAATGCCAATATCCTTTGAGGAGATTAAGGAGCTGAAATTCAAAGGTACGCAGGTAGCTTATGCAGTAGTATGTCCAAGAAAGCTGTGGCTGTTCTCTAAGGGCATTTCTCTCGAGAGCACCTCTGACAGGGTAGCCCTTGGTAAGTTCCTTGACGAAACATCTTTCAAGGGTACAAAAGGCTATAGCGATGAGAGGGTAAGCATAGACTTCCTTACTGTAGAAGATGGACTTGTTGTACACGAGGTGAAGCTGTCTAACTCTTTGGAAGAAGCTCACGAACTTCAGATAAAGTATTACATATACTATCTTAGGTCGCACGGTGCAAACGCAAATTATGGCTTGCTACACTATCCAAGACATAGAAAAATTAAAAAGGTTCAGCTCACCAGTGAAGATGAGAAAAATATGGATCAAATCCTTTGCTACATAGATTCAATAATCAAAAGCCCAAAGCCTCCACCAGTTATAGAAAAACCTTACTGTAAAGAGTGTGCCTATTACCATCTTTGCTATGGGTAAGCCCTACTTTTTAATAAGGGACGGTAGGCTTTCCAGAAAGGAAAACACCGTACTGTTTGAGAGCGAAAGTCTGAGTAAGACAATACCAATAGAAGACATAGACGAGCTGTTTGTACTGTCGGAGGTTTCACTTACATCTAAGTTCCTAAAGCTCTTATCGGAAAAAGGAGTGGTTATGCATCTTTTTAACAGGTTTGGCTTCTATGTGGGTAGCTTCTATCCAAGAGAGACTGACCCTTCTGGCTACCTGCTAATAAAACAAGCGGAGCATTATTTGGAACAAGAGAAAAGGCTATATTTAGCAAAGGCTTTTGTTTCTGGAGCTATAGAGAACCTGTCTTTCGTGTACAACTTAGACGGTGATGAGTATCTCAAGAGGCTTTCTGAAAAGAAGAGCGTGGAGGAGGTTATGAGCGTTGAAGGAGAGTTTAGAAAAAAGTGTTATGAGAAGCTTGAGGAAATAACAGGCTTTGAGTTTGGGACAAGAACAAAAAGACCACCAAAGAACCATCTTAACGCTCTCGTATCTTTTGGGAATTCTCTCGTTTATGCAAAAGTGTTGGGAGAAATATACTACACCCAACTGAACCCTGCAATAAGCTACCTGCACGAGCCTTCAACAAAAAGATTCTCCCTCTCCCTTGACCTTTCGGAGGTTTTTAAACCTATACTTTCTGACAGCTTGATCATAGAGCTTGCAGGTAAAACCATAACCGAAAAACACTTTGTGAATAACTCAGGACTCGTATACCTAAACGAAGAAGGAAAGAGAATATTCTTAGAAGAATTCAATAAACTTATTGAAAAAACACTAAAGCATAAAAAGCTCAAGCGTAATGTATCCATTAGGAGCTTAATCAGGATAGAAGCTTATAAGCTCATAAAGCACTTCGTAGGAGACGAGATGTACACACCTCTTATCTACAGGAACCTGTTATGAAAGTGATCTTGGTTTATGACATATCTATTGAGGAACCCAGAGATCAGAACAGACTAAATAAGGTTAGGCAGGTGGTTAGAAAGTACATAAACCATGTACAGAAGTCTGTATTTGAGGGGGAACTAAGCCCTTCAAAGTTGGAAAGGTTAAAAAACGAGGTGCTAAGGGTTGTTGACAAAAGGAGGGATTCTGTAATTATATATATCCTTGAAGACGGAGCCTTTTATGAGCGTCAGATCCTAACAGACACACCTGACCCTACGGATAATATCATCTAATTCACAAAGAGCTAAAACCTACTCTCTTCCGAAGTTCTTTAAGTTCCCTTATCTTCTTAGCTATTAGGTCTCCCATGGTGATTTTTTTGTCTATGCTTTCTACCCTAAGCTCTCTCCATACATCCTCAGGCAAGGATACAGTTGTTCTTACATACTTTTTTGAAGTCTTCTCCTTCCTTTTCTTCATAGATAAAAATTATACTCTTGCCAGAAGGAGAAAGTGTGATATAATAATAAGCGTTTGGGAAACTGAGGGTCAGAAAACTGACCCTTGTTATCTTGGCAGTTGAATAGGGTTTGTGTTTGTAAGATAAGAGGGGGGTGATATAGCTTTAATACCTTCATCAAAACATTTTGGCATTTTGATGTTTTGATGAGGTACTTTTGGAACTGTTGAGTTTCAATAGTTAGAAATGGTAATTTTTCAGCCCATTTTTAGGAACTGAAGATTTCCGAAAATTAACTTCATTTGAAAAGGGTACCCCTTTTAGCAAAGTGTTGATGTACAATGTTTTTCTTGAATATCCCTTTTGGGGTTTCTAATGTACCGTGTGGAATTGAAAGCCCACCAGCTCATTGTTATACACTGTGAGAATGTATAGTTTCTAATGTACCGTGTGGAATTGAAAGAAGGTCGTGTGGGCAAATTCCAAGAGTATCTGGCTGAGTTTCTAATGTACCGTGTGGAATTGAAAGTCTTGCGAGGGTTGTTGCCCTCATTCTTTACAAGTATGTTTCTAATGTACCGTGTGGAATTGAAAGTCATGCTTTTGATCTCTATGATATAAATGTTGTCTTTGTTTCTAATGTACCGTGTGGAATTGAAAGCAGAACCTGCAATCCCTTGCAAGTCCTCAAGCAATCTGTTTCTAATGTACCGTGTGGAATTGAAAGCGGGATCAAAGCTAAGGAAGTCAGTTCCATAATCATGTTTCTAATGTACCGTGTGGAATTGAAAGAGGAAATATCTTTTCATGGCTTTGGACGAACTCGTAGGTTTCTAATGTACCGTGTGGAATTGAAAGTTCTAAAGCTTGCTCTTTTTCTCTTTGTTTTTGTTCGTTTCTAATGTACCGTGTGGAATTGAAAGTCCTTTGCAAGAAGGTACCCTTTCTCAACAAACTTTTCAGTTTCTAATGTACCGTGTGGAATTGAAAGGACATCTCTCAAACCTACTGGGTAAGCACTATAGGAGTTTCTAATGTACCGTGTGGAATTGAAAGCTGGAACACCATGTTAATTTTCTTAAGCAATTCTCGGGTTTTTAGCCCACTGGGTGGGATTGGGACTTATCTATCGTGTAGAATTTGAAAGAAGCAGTTATCCCAGAATAAGAAAATCTTATAGCAGGGAAAATAAGGGAGGATAAATTAAATCCATCATTAAAAGTGGGAGGTAAAAGTATGAGGAAAACTCTGTTTGCTCTTTTAGGAATTGTGGGAGGTTCTTTTGCTGTGCCTGTGTTTATGGATGGGGAGTACGCAAAGGCGCTTTGTAATGAGTGGAACAAGACTCCTCAGCTTGTTGACAATCTTGGTAAAAGTGAAAGCTGGGTTGCTGTTCCGGAGAGAAAAATATTTATCTACAGAGAGGATTGTGGAGATTCCAAGCAGATACAACTAACCATAAAGAACGAGCAAGGTAAAGCCATGTGTGTGTATGGTGGTCCTGCCAAAGACAAACGCGGACCTAATGACTTTCTTATGTATGCAGAAACCAAAAGATGGTTAGAGATGGGGAAAAAAGAGTATGGACCCATGAAGGCTATGATGTTAGGAAGGCTCAAATTTGAAGGTCCTAAGTTTGTAGCTATGAAAAACATGGGACCCTTTGAGGCTTTCTTAGACATCGTGGACAATCCTCCGCACGATGCAAGCAAATGTCCTTAAAGAATTACCCTTTCTAAAGTAAGCCCCTTAGCTTTGGCTGTAAAAGGACAGTGTTTTTCGTTGCGAAGGTAGGACTGTATGTCCTCCTCTTTTATTTTTCCAAGACCGAGCTGTACGAGGCTTCCTACTATCCTTCTCACCATATACCTAAGAAAGCTCTTTGCTCTTATTCTTATTTCAATAAGCTCTTCAAGCTTTGATAGTTTAACATCTTCAAGCTCTATTAGAGTGTTTTTTTCCTCATCATCTATCTTTGCAAAGGCTGAAAAATCCCTTCTTCCCAAAAATAGACTGCTTGCTTTTTGCATAAGGGAAAAGTCCAGTGGTGTGGGTATTCTCCAAACAAAGGGTTCTATGAAAGCGTCCCTTGAGTGGGAGTTTAGTATTCTATAGAGATACACCTTACCCTTTACCGAGTAGCGTGCGTTAAATCCTTCTTGTATCCACACTTTTTTTATCCCTATGTCCTGTGGAAGCATGGAATTCAGAGCTTTTAGGACTTGCTCGGGTTTTATCTCTTTTTGTGCGGAAAAGTTTGCTACAAACTCTTTGGCATGCACGCCAGCATCCGTCCTACAACAGCCTATGAGCTTTATCTCTTCCTTAAACATCTTCTGTAAGTTTTCTTTGAGAACGCCCTGAACAGTCCTTAGGTTAGGTTGTATCTGCCATCCGTGAAAGTTAGTACCCACATAAGAAAGCAAAAGCACATAATTAGGCATATTATAATTTTCTCATACGCGGTTAGCTGTTAATCAAATTATCTCTTACTTTGTGTTTGCGTTAAGCTTATTGAGTTCCTCCTTATTTTACAACTGCCTTTTGTTCTTGCAAGCATTTTTTAGATCAAGGGATATGCTTCATTCATCCACTAATATGAATCCTACAATACAGTTAAAGAGTGGTTTTTCCAGCTCCGTTGTCCTCTCTCCCTTTGTACTTTTTCCTCGCACATTGAGCTATGAGCATAGGGATCATTCTAAATTACGAAGTTTGCTAAGTATAAATATTAAAACCCCCGGGACGACCTACTTTCCCGTGCCGTTCGCCCGGCACAGTATCATCGGCGCTGGAGGGCTTAACTGCCGGGTTCGGAATGGAAACCGGGTGTTTCCCCTCCGCTATGGTCCCGAGGGAAACTCTGACAACTCAATAGGTTTTCCTTCCTGTGGGTGTGCAAGCCGAACGGGCTATTAGTACAGCTTGGCTTCACCCCTTACGGAGCTTCCACCTGCTGCCTATCAACGTGGTAGTCTTCCACGGCCCTTCAGGGAGTCCTTATCTTGAGGTGGGCTTCGCGCTTAGATGCTTTCAGCGCTTATCCCGTAGCAGGATGGCTACCCGGCGCTACCTCTGGAGAGATAACCGGTACACCAGAGCCTGCCCCGTCCCGGTCCTCTCGTACTAAGGACGGACCCTCTCAAGACTCCTGCGCCCGCGGCGGATAGGGACCGAACTGTCTCGCGACGTTCTGAACCCAGCTCGCGTCCCCC
The sequence above is drawn from the Hydrogenobacter hydrogenophilus genome and encodes:
- the cas8a1 gene encoding type I-B CRISPR-associated protein Cas8b1/Cst1; translation: MVVRFYADNWLTASAGVGLLKALEHKGIEWEPFLKGNVIELPEDLFKEIGKIYADYLLSDFNQDTLKNLLEKERKKEFNLYNSIAYPKIGDFYSNSPIVNPSKTGRANAEFKKFYEKEKNIELLYSKAVDVVRNFIKEQFDELLGHERSQKVCFFCRERKAYIKDKKVKVFEATNFTPLAASPNTVENFFWNGKSNMYMCPECEIFMYFSAFAFQRTLRGTYMFVYTPDLRETFSLNDILAKEGSVGIISKTILEVAKTVQQRKSEWVLRNIYIVEIEKVGDAQANIHTLSLSPRLASALKDLIKDYPKYMEGLFDLFIEYVYSGRSLYEFLWSVMSGFFFKNRYKNLQGRKSLLVKKGTSFKDYLPYGLLYFVKFQEVLNMEDKDKVNKQVNWAYAEGKSLWEAYTLGMGEERAKKKVEVLSYRILDAIRRKDIDAFQQNIIRAYLEVEKEIPYVFVEALRDRSFNRVAYAFLIGLNSKGKQEEQETI
- a CDS encoding CRISPR-associated helicase/endonuclease Cas3: MSLDELLSKLWAKGDGTSIREHTDRLIDNLKMIKETFGDLIEGTLKEQAGHFWKCLELACEYHDYGKIHRYFQKKVGNPDFKNFRAGFGEVRHNLLSPAFLPEELSEPWKTLVALAIVHHHDYEPSDENVEKVEKVLKEEFKKSLSFMHRKVLKNREEEIIEKLESGEYTNIKTFYTLLKGFLLRIDHASSSKFAPHVESGRLKENEKKVESYLRNNKNANLNELQNFVLSNRKDNLLIVASTGAGKTEAGFIFLEHKGFFTIPIRTSANAIYQRAKQVFDEESVGLLHSTAHLYLLGNAEEDRNFSDDAVVKDMFLTKNFGKPLIVSTPDQLFPFILRPKGFEKYYSLFSYSRVALDEVQLFEPHTLGFIVKAIEKLSELDGRLMVMTATLPSYLEKDLEKLGFKMGTFLTTQERHNIKVLKSSILSQEGFNLIRKLSQRGKVLVVVNTVGRAIELKKALALGHLLHARFIYKDRKEKEKEVEEFFRDSNCGVWITTQIAEVSLDLDADFLITELSTIDSLFQRMGRVNRLGRKEISQPNVFVFTEDCSGISRVYRKSIHEFTKEVLKEGPLSEEEKQTFIKKVYEEVAKRDKEYMKNYEDAKRYIDSLWTVKETFNKEKAQHMFRDILTYTVIPERFRDQVERLIKEYKQEKDYLKRLQIFSSITEYMFSVPAYVKVPLKKVEGLKDVFWIEGEYSAELGFEFKENGNANIL
- the cas4 gene encoding CRISPR-associated protein Cas4, with protein sequence MVMPISFEEIKELKFKGTQVAYAVVCPRKLWLFSKGISLESTSDRVALGKFLDETSFKGTKGYSDERVSIDFLTVEDGLVVHEVKLSNSLEEAHELQIKYYIYYLRSHGANANYGLLHYPRHRKIKKVQLTSEDEKNMDQILCYIDSIIKSPKPPPVIEKPYCKECAYYHLCYG
- the cas1b gene encoding type I-B CRISPR-associated endonuclease Cas1b gives rise to the protein MPITIFAMGKPYFLIRDGRLSRKENTVLFESESLSKTIPIEDIDELFVLSEVSLTSKFLKLLSEKGVVMHLFNRFGFYVGSFYPRETDPSGYLLIKQAEHYLEQEKRLYLAKAFVSGAIENLSFVYNLDGDEYLKRLSEKKSVEEVMSVEGEFRKKCYEKLEEITGFEFGTRTKRPPKNHLNALVSFGNSLVYAKVLGEIYYTQLNPAISYLHEPSTKRFSLSLDLSEVFKPILSDSLIIELAGKTITEKHFVNNSGLVYLNEEGKRIFLEEFNKLIEKTLKHKKLKRNVSIRSLIRIEAYKLIKHFVGDEMYTPLIYRNLL
- the cas2 gene encoding CRISPR-associated endonuclease Cas2 — protein: MKVILVYDISIEEPRDQNRLNKVRQVVRKYINHVQKSVFEGELSPSKLERLKNEVLRVVDKRRDSVIIYILEDGAFYERQILTDTPDPTDNII
- a CDS encoding chromosome segregation protein SMC; the encoded protein is MKKRKEKTSKKYVRTTVSLPEDVWRELRVESIDKKITMGDLIAKKIRELKELRKRVGFSSL
- a CDS encoding SCP2 sterol-binding domain-containing protein, with translation MRKTLFALLGIVGGSFAVPVFMDGEYAKALCNEWNKTPQLVDNLGKSESWVAVPERKIFIYREDCGDSKQIQLTIKNEQGKAMCVYGGPAKDKRGPNDFLMYAETKRWLEMGKKEYGPMKAMMLGRLKFEGPKFVAMKNMGPFEAFLDIVDNPPHDASKCP
- the truA gene encoding tRNA pseudouridine(38-40) synthase TruA encodes the protein MPNYVLLLSYVGTNFHGWQIQPNLRTVQGVLKENLQKMFKEEIKLIGCCRTDAGVHAKEFVANFSAQKEIKPEQVLKALNSMLPQDIGIKKVWIQEGFNARYSVKGKVYLYRILNSHSRDAFIEPFVWRIPTPLDFSLMQKASSLFLGRRDFSAFAKIDDEEKNTLIELEDVKLSKLEELIEIRIRAKSFLRYMVRRIVGSLVQLGLGKIKEEDIQSYLRNEKHCPFTAKAKGLTLERVIL